A single Methylomonas sp. AM2-LC DNA region contains:
- the rpoC gene encoding DNA-directed RNA polymerase subunit beta', with the protein MKDLMNFLKRQGRTDDFDTIRIGLASPDMIRSWSYGEVKKPETINYRTFKPERDGLFCAKIFGPISDYECLCGKYKRLKHRGVICEKCGVEVTLSKVRRDRMGHIDLASPVAHIWFLKSLPSRIALLLDMTLRSIERVLYFETFVVTDPGMSPLEKGQLLTDEEYLNAIEEHGDDFVAKMGAEAIYDLLKSIDLKEEINTLREEINSTNSDTKIKKLSKRLKVIDSLLASNNRPEWMIMTVLPVLPPELRPLVPLDGGRFATSDLNDLYRRVINRNNRLTRLLDLNAPDIIVRNEKRMLQEAVDALLDNGRRGRAITGSNRRPLKSLADMIKGKQGRFRQNLLGKRVDYSGRSVIVVGPTLRLHQCGLPKKMALELFKPFIFSKLQLRGLATTIKAAKKMVEREGTEVWDILEEVIREHPVLLNRAPTLHRLGIQAFEPTLIEGKAIQLHPLVCSAFNADFDGDQMAVHIPLSIEAQLEARTLMMATNNILSPANGEPVINPSQDVVLGLYYISREKINAVGEGSVFVDTSEILKALDSKTIELQTKIEVRITEKLKNAEGKFDSIVSRKKTTVGRALIWDIVPDGMPYELVNVDMTKKNISRLINYSYRYLGIKETVILADQIMYMGFKYATRSGVSFGIEDMEIPAKKADIIRAADAEVGEIQNQYASGLVTDGERYNKVVDIWSRANDQVAKVMMEGLGEDEVVNAKGETVKQKSFNSIFMMAESGARGSAAQIRQLAGMRGLMAKPDGSIIETPITANFREGLDVLQYFISTHGARKGLADTALKTANSGYLTRRLVDVAQDLVISDIDCGTQNGLTMTPIIEGGDVVEPLVERVLGRVAAIDVTDPSGNTVLIPAGTMIDENLVAVLEDNGIDKMLVRSVITCDSRKGVCSKCYGRDLGRGHLVNIGEAVGVVAAQSIGEPGTQLTMRTFHIGGAASRSAAISNVQVKSAGSVKLNNLKTVKNRENNLVAVSRSGEVGVMDDYGRERERYKIPYGAVLSTVDGGAVSAGDIIVNWDPHTHPVITEVDGFIQLLDFMDGITVQEHSDEVTGLTSRVVTDPKQRSSAGKELRPMVRLISSDGGQINLPGTDIPAQYFLPAGAIVGVKDGGEVKVGDVLARIPQESSKTRDITGGLPRVADLFEARKTKDPAILAEATGMVAFGKETKGKQRVIITDTEGEQFETLIPKWRHITVFEGEFVEKGETIAEGELTPHDILRLRGIEELADYLVKEIQDVYRLQGVKINDKHIEAIIRQMLRKVEITASGETDFVKGEQVERCLLNAVNDQAERDGKIPASYDSMLLGITKASLATESFISAASFQETTRVLTDAAVRGISDGLYGLKENVIVGRLIPAGTGLAYHEQRRKKHGSDSLHVGEALNQVVEAVDVEEALKQALNVE; encoded by the coding sequence TTGAAAGATTTAATGAATTTTCTAAAGCGTCAAGGTCGCACAGATGATTTTGACACTATCCGTATAGGATTGGCTTCACCAGATATGATACGTTCATGGTCATATGGTGAAGTAAAGAAACCTGAAACAATTAATTACCGCACGTTTAAGCCGGAGCGAGATGGTTTGTTTTGTGCCAAAATTTTTGGTCCAATCAGCGATTACGAGTGTCTTTGCGGCAAATATAAGCGTCTAAAGCATCGTGGTGTTATCTGCGAAAAATGCGGTGTCGAAGTCACGCTGTCCAAAGTTCGGCGCGATAGAATGGGTCATATTGACCTGGCAAGTCCTGTTGCGCACATTTGGTTCTTAAAATCGTTGCCGTCACGGATTGCATTGTTGCTAGATATGACATTGCGTTCTATCGAGCGGGTTTTATATTTTGAAACATTTGTAGTCACTGATCCGGGCATGTCGCCGCTAGAAAAAGGTCAGTTATTGACAGATGAAGAATATCTGAATGCCATAGAAGAACACGGTGACGATTTTGTCGCAAAAATGGGTGCTGAAGCTATTTATGATTTGCTTAAATCTATTGATTTAAAAGAAGAAATAAATACACTTCGAGAAGAAATTAATTCAACCAATTCAGATACTAAGATTAAAAAACTGTCTAAGCGTCTGAAGGTAATTGATTCATTGTTGGCTTCAAATAATCGTCCAGAATGGATGATTATGACGGTGTTGCCTGTGTTGCCACCTGAATTGCGCCCATTAGTGCCTTTAGATGGTGGACGTTTTGCAACCTCAGATTTAAATGATTTATACCGTCGCGTTATCAATAGAAACAACCGTTTGACACGTTTACTAGATTTGAATGCGCCAGATATTATCGTGCGTAATGAAAAACGTATGCTGCAGGAAGCTGTTGATGCGTTGCTTGATAACGGTAGACGCGGACGAGCAATCACTGGTAGTAACAGGCGGCCGTTAAAATCGCTTGCTGATATGATCAAAGGTAAGCAAGGACGTTTTCGGCAGAACTTGTTGGGTAAACGTGTAGATTACTCTGGACGTTCGGTTATTGTTGTGGGCCCAACTCTGAGACTGCATCAGTGTGGATTGCCAAAGAAAATGGCTTTGGAATTGTTTAAGCCTTTTATTTTTAGCAAACTTCAATTACGTGGATTGGCCACCACCATTAAAGCAGCCAAAAAAATGGTAGAGCGCGAGGGTACTGAGGTTTGGGATATCCTTGAAGAAGTAATTAGAGAGCATCCAGTGCTTTTGAATCGTGCGCCGACACTGCATAGATTGGGTATACAAGCTTTTGAACCTACTTTAATTGAAGGAAAGGCAATACAATTGCATCCTTTAGTTTGTAGTGCTTTCAACGCAGACTTTGACGGTGACCAGATGGCGGTGCATATACCTCTATCAATAGAGGCACAGCTTGAAGCGCGTACATTAATGATGGCCACAAATAATATTTTGTCGCCTGCGAATGGTGAGCCGGTAATCAATCCATCACAAGACGTGGTTTTGGGCTTGTATTACATCAGTCGTGAAAAAATTAATGCTGTTGGCGAGGGAAGTGTTTTTGTTGATACGTCTGAGATTCTTAAAGCTTTAGACAGCAAAACTATCGAATTGCAAACCAAGATTGAAGTACGGATTACCGAAAAACTGAAAAATGCTGAGGGTAAATTTGATTCTATAGTCAGTAGAAAAAAAACCACGGTAGGGCGTGCTTTAATTTGGGATATTGTTCCTGATGGCATGCCATATGAACTGGTTAATGTTGATATGACTAAAAAGAATATTTCCAGATTAATTAACTATAGCTACCGTTATCTGGGTATCAAAGAGACCGTTATTTTAGCTGATCAAATTATGTATATGGGTTTTAAATATGCAACGCGATCTGGTGTCTCATTTGGTATTGAGGATATGGAAATTCCAGCTAAAAAAGCCGATATTATTCGTGCTGCAGATGCTGAGGTTGGAGAAATTCAAAATCAATATGCTTCTGGTTTAGTTACTGATGGTGAGCGCTATAACAAGGTCGTTGATATTTGGTCACGCGCCAATGATCAGGTCGCTAAAGTGATGATGGAAGGTTTAGGTGAAGATGAAGTTGTCAACGCCAAAGGTGAAACGGTAAAACAAAAATCTTTCAATTCCATCTTTATGATGGCTGAGTCTGGAGCTCGGGGTTCTGCTGCGCAAATTAGGCAGTTGGCCGGGATGAGGGGCTTAATGGCAAAGCCAGATGGTTCTATCATTGAGACACCTATTACCGCTAACTTTAGAGAAGGTTTGGATGTTTTACAGTACTTTATTTCCACGCACGGTGCGCGTAAAGGTCTGGCTGATACAGCATTAAAAACAGCAAACTCTGGGTATTTAACGCGTAGATTGGTTGATGTCGCCCAAGATTTGGTGATTTCAGATATTGATTGTGGTACACAAAATGGTTTGACTATGACACCAATTATTGAAGGTGGTGATGTTGTCGAGCCTTTGGTTGAACGCGTGTTAGGAAGGGTTGCAGCTATTGATGTAACCGATCCATCAGGAAATACTGTATTGATTCCTGCTGGAACCATGATCGATGAAAATCTGGTCGCTGTGTTAGAAGATAACGGCATAGACAAAATGCTGGTGCGTTCGGTGATAACCTGTGATTCACGTAAAGGCGTCTGTAGTAAATGTTATGGGCGTGATTTGGGTCGTGGTCATTTGGTCAATATTGGTGAAGCTGTGGGTGTGGTTGCTGCGCAATCAATTGGTGAGCCAGGAACACAGTTGACCATGCGTACTTTCCATATTGGTGGAGCTGCATCACGATCTGCTGCAATTAGTAATGTACAGGTTAAATCAGCCGGTAGTGTTAAATTAAACAATCTAAAAACCGTTAAAAACAGAGAGAATAATCTGGTTGCTGTATCCCGATCTGGAGAAGTAGGGGTTATGGACGACTATGGACGGGAGAGAGAGCGTTATAAAATACCCTATGGTGCTGTTTTATCAACCGTAGACGGTGGTGCAGTTAGCGCCGGGGATATTATTGTTAATTGGGATCCTCATACACATCCTGTTATCACAGAGGTGGATGGTTTTATTCAGTTGCTTGACTTTATGGATGGTATTACCGTTCAAGAGCATTCAGATGAGGTGACTGGTTTGACGTCACGGGTTGTGACTGATCCTAAGCAACGTAGTTCTGCAGGTAAAGAATTGCGACCAATGGTGCGGTTAATCAGTAGTGATGGTGGGCAGATTAATTTGCCTGGTACAGATATCCCTGCGCAATACTTTTTACCCGCTGGCGCTATCGTAGGTGTTAAAGACGGTGGTGAGGTTAAGGTTGGGGACGTATTGGCACGTATTCCACAAGAGTCCAGTAAAACTCGTGATATTACCGGTGGTTTGCCGCGTGTAGCCGATTTGTTTGAAGCGCGTAAAACAAAGGATCCTGCAATACTTGCCGAAGCAACGGGTATGGTAGCTTTTGGTAAAGAAACCAAAGGTAAGCAGCGTGTCATTATCACCGATACAGAAGGTGAGCAATTCGAGACACTTATACCAAAATGGCGTCATATTACTGTTTTTGAGGGTGAGTTTGTTGAGAAGGGTGAAACAATCGCAGAAGGTGAGTTAACGCCACATGATATTTTGCGTCTGCGCGGCATAGAAGAGTTAGCTGACTACTTAGTAAAAGAAATTCAGGATGTATATCGTTTGCAAGGGGTGAAAATCAACGACAAACACATTGAAGCGATTATTCGTCAAATGTTAAGAAAAGTTGAAATTACTGCTTCAGGTGAAACTGATTTTGTTAAAGGTGAGCAGGTTGAGCGTTGTTTGTTGAATGCAGTGAATGATCAAGCTGAGCGGGACGGTAAAATTCCTGCCAGTTACGATTCTATGTTGTTAGGTATAACAAAAGCGTCATTGGCGACTGAATCCTTCATATCAGCGGCTTCTTTCCAGGAGACTACTCGAGTATTAACTGATGCAGCGGTAAGAGGTATCAGCGATGGGTTGTATGGTTTGAAAGAGAATGTGATAGTGGGTCGTTTAATACCAGCTGGTACTGGATTAGCTTATCATGAGCAAAGACGTAAGAAGCATGGTTCCGACTCATTACATGTCGGTGAGGCTTTAAATCAAGTGGTTGAAGCTGTAGATGTTGAAGAAGCGCTTAA
- the rpoB gene encoding DNA-directed RNA polymerase subunit beta, producing MTYSFTEKKRIRNNFGKGSEVLEVPYLLATQIDSYASFLQSGIDSNKRRNQGLHAAFSSVFPVISHSGYAVLEYVKYRLGEPAFDVRECQQRGATYSAPLRVLVRLVIYDKEAPASTKVVKDIREQEVYMGELPLMTDNGTFVINGTERVIVSQLHRSPGVFFDHDKGKTHSSGKLLFNARVIPYRGSWLDFEFDHKDAVYVRIDRRRKIPATILLRALGYDNEEMISIFFDANKFSLSADKFMFHVVPERLRGEMAVFDIKHDGKVLIEEGRRITAKHVRQLEKAGVEEIEVPRDYLYGKILGHNVIDKATGELLAHVNDEISDNLLQKLIDAGVDQINTLYVNDLDRGPYISNSMRLDTTTNRMEALVEIYRMMRPGEPPTAESAENLFENLFFTDERYDLSTVGRMKFNRRLGREEIEGTGTLSKIDIIDVLKELIKIRNGNGTVDDIDHLGNRRVRSVGEMIENQFRIGLVRVERAVRERLTLADSEGYMPQEIINAKPVSAAIKEFFGSSQLSQFMDQNNPLSQVTHKRRVSALGPGGLARERAGFEVRDVHTTHYGRVCPIETPEGPNIGLINSLSVYARTNEYGFLETPYRKVVDGKVTDQVDYISAIEEGEYVIAQSSVAVDDNGKLVEGLVSCRHKDEFTLASSDTVQYMDVSSKQIVSVAASIIPFLEHDDANRALMGSNMQRQAVPTLRTEKPLVGTGMERVVAKDSGVTVVATRGGRIEAVDAARIVVRVNDDETVAGVPGVDIYNLIKYTRSNQNTCINQKPLVKLGDIVTRGDILADGPSTDLGELALGQNMLIAFMPWNGYNFEDSILVSERVVKEDRFTTIHIEEKTCVARETKHSPEEITADIPNVSEEALSKLDESGIVYVGAEVKGGDILVGKVTPKGETQLTPEEKLLRAIFGEKAADVKDTSLRVPGNVRGTVIDVQVFTRDGVKKDKRALEIEEAEIKRYRQDLDDQLKIVEHDIFARVKALLLGKKAEKGPQNLKKGDEITEEYLDSLIPSELLKIKTQDEDVNLRLETVSEQIDQQRKEFEERFEQKKKKITMGDDLAPGVLKMVKVYLAVKKRIQPGDKMAGRHGNKGVISQIVPIEDMPYTADGNPVDILLNPLGVPSRMNVGQVLETHLGWAAKGLGIKIGKMLEAQAKVAEIRGFLEKIYNCSGRKEDLNSFTDKEILEMSVNLVSGVPMATPVFDGASEEDIRTMLQLADLPTHGQTTLYDGLTGEPFEREVTVGYMYMLKLNHLVDDKMHARSTGPYSLVTQQPLGGKAQFGGQRFGEMEVWALEAYGAAYTLQEMLTVKSDDVTGRTRMYKNIVDGNHSMEAGMPESFNVLVKEIRSLAVNIEMQQE from the coding sequence ATAAGCCATTCGGGATACGCTGTTCTTGAGTATGTAAAATATCGCTTAGGGGAGCCGGCTTTCGATGTAAGGGAATGCCAGCAACGCGGGGCAACCTATTCTGCACCGTTACGGGTATTAGTGCGTTTAGTCATTTATGATAAAGAGGCGCCAGCAAGCACCAAGGTAGTTAAAGACATCCGTGAACAGGAAGTTTACATGGGTGAGCTGCCATTGATGACAGATAATGGTACTTTTGTAATCAATGGAACTGAGCGGGTAATTGTGTCACAGTTACACAGATCACCAGGCGTGTTTTTTGATCATGATAAAGGTAAAACCCACTCATCGGGCAAGCTGCTTTTCAATGCACGCGTTATTCCTTATCGTGGTTCATGGTTAGATTTTGAGTTTGACCATAAAGATGCAGTATATGTGCGTATAGACAGACGCAGAAAAATTCCAGCTACCATTTTGTTAAGAGCCTTAGGTTACGACAACGAGGAAATGATTAGCATTTTCTTCGATGCCAATAAATTTTCCTTAAGTGCCGATAAATTTATGTTTCATGTCGTACCAGAACGGTTACGTGGTGAAATGGCAGTTTTTGATATTAAACATGATGGCAAGGTGTTAATCGAAGAAGGACGTCGTATAACTGCCAAACATGTACGCCAGTTAGAGAAAGCCGGCGTTGAAGAGATTGAAGTACCTAGAGATTATTTGTATGGAAAAATTCTTGGTCACAATGTCATTGATAAAGCGACGGGTGAATTGTTAGCGCATGTTAATGATGAAATAAGCGATAACCTGTTACAAAAATTGATTGATGCGGGCGTAGATCAGATCAATACTCTTTATGTCAATGATTTAGACCGTGGTCCATATATTTCTAACTCTATGCGCCTGGATACGACAACTAATCGTATGGAAGCTCTAGTTGAAATCTATCGAATGATGCGCCCTGGCGAACCGCCGACAGCGGAATCAGCAGAAAATCTGTTTGAAAATTTATTTTTTACTGACGAGCGTTACGATTTATCAACAGTTGGTCGAATGAAATTCAACCGTCGATTAGGCCGTGAGGAAATCGAAGGTACAGGCACTTTAAGTAAAATTGATATTATTGATGTATTAAAAGAACTTATTAAAATTAGAAACGGTAATGGAACTGTAGATGATATTGACCATCTTGGTAACAGACGGGTACGTTCTGTTGGTGAAATGATCGAAAACCAGTTCCGGATTGGTTTGGTTAGAGTCGAGCGCGCGGTAAGAGAGCGTCTTACCCTGGCTGATTCAGAAGGTTATATGCCTCAAGAGATCATAAACGCCAAACCTGTTTCTGCCGCAATAAAAGAATTCTTTGGTTCTAGTCAACTTTCACAGTTTATGGACCAAAACAATCCTTTGTCGCAAGTAACGCACAAACGTAGGGTTTCGGCTTTAGGACCTGGTGGTTTGGCCAGAGAGCGTGCTGGTTTTGAGGTGCGCGACGTACATACCACGCATTATGGTCGAGTTTGTCCGATTGAAACACCTGAAGGACCAAACATCGGATTAATCAATTCATTGTCCGTTTATGCAAGAACGAATGAATATGGTTTTCTTGAAACGCCCTATCGTAAAGTTGTTGATGGCAAGGTGACCGATCAAGTTGATTACATTTCTGCTATTGAAGAAGGGGAATATGTCATTGCTCAGTCCAGTGTGGCGGTTGACGACAATGGAAAATTAGTAGAAGGACTGGTTTCGTGTCGGCATAAAGATGAGTTTACACTCGCTTCTTCCGATACCGTGCAATATATGGATGTGTCATCGAAACAAATTGTTTCCGTGGCAGCTTCGATTATTCCTTTCCTGGAACACGACGATGCTAACCGCGCACTGATGGGATCCAACATGCAAAGACAGGCTGTGCCTACTTTGCGTACTGAAAAACCATTGGTTGGTACAGGTATGGAGCGCGTAGTTGCAAAAGACTCTGGTGTAACCGTGGTGGCGACGCGTGGCGGTCGTATTGAAGCAGTTGACGCCGCACGTATCGTGGTTCGGGTTAATGACGACGAGACTGTAGCTGGTGTTCCAGGTGTTGATATTTATAATTTGATAAAATATACACGTTCAAATCAAAATACGTGTATCAATCAAAAGCCGTTAGTGAAGCTGGGTGATATTGTGACGCGAGGCGATATCCTTGCGGATGGGCCTTCCACAGATTTGGGCGAATTGGCTTTAGGTCAAAACATGTTGATCGCTTTTATGCCTTGGAATGGATATAACTTCGAAGATTCTATTCTTGTGTCTGAGCGAGTGGTAAAAGAAGATCGTTTTACTACCATACACATTGAAGAAAAAACTTGCGTTGCCAGAGAAACTAAACATAGCCCTGAAGAAATAACTGCTGATATACCTAATGTAAGTGAAGAAGCTTTGTCCAAACTGGATGAGTCAGGTATTGTCTATGTTGGAGCAGAAGTAAAAGGCGGTGATATTCTGGTTGGAAAAGTAACACCAAAAGGTGAGACGCAACTGACGCCCGAAGAAAAACTTCTGCGTGCCATTTTTGGTGAAAAAGCGGCTGATGTAAAAGATACCTCTTTACGCGTACCAGGTAACGTACGTGGAACCGTAATTGATGTACAGGTATTTACCCGCGATGGAGTCAAAAAAGACAAGCGTGCACTTGAAATCGAAGAAGCAGAAATTAAACGCTATCGTCAAGATTTGGATGACCAATTGAAAATTGTTGAACACGATATTTTTGCTCGTGTTAAAGCATTATTGTTGGGTAAAAAAGCTGAAAAAGGCCCGCAAAATCTGAAGAAAGGCGATGAAATTACTGAAGAGTATCTTGATAGTTTGATACCGTCAGAGCTTCTGAAAATTAAAACACAGGATGAAGATGTAAACTTGCGTTTAGAAACAGTAAGTGAGCAGATTGATCAACAGCGTAAAGAATTTGAAGAGCGTTTTGAACAGAAAAAGAAAAAAATAACCATGGGTGATGATTTGGCACCTGGTGTGCTGAAAATGGTTAAAGTGTATCTGGCTGTTAAAAAGCGCATTCAGCCTGGCGATAAAATGGCGGGTCGACATGGTAACAAAGGGGTTATCTCACAAATTGTGCCGATTGAAGATATGCCATATACAGCCGATGGTAATCCTGTCGATATATTATTGAATCCTTTAGGTGTACCTTCGCGGATGAATGTCGGACAGGTATTAGAGACTCACTTAGGCTGGGCTGCAAAAGGTTTGGGTATTAAGATTGGTAAAATGTTAGAAGCTCAAGCCAAAGTTGCTGAAATCAGGGGATTCTTGGAGAAAATCTATAACTGTAGTGGTCGAAAAGAAGATCTTAACAGCTTTACAGATAAAGAAATTCTTGAAATGTCAGTTAATCTGGTATCTGGTGTGCCTATGGCTACGCCGGTTTTTGATGGTGCCTCCGAAGAAGATATTCGTACCATGTTGCAATTGGCTGATCTGCCTACGCATGGACAAACAACACTTTATGATGGCCTAACAGGTGAACCGTTTGAGCGTGAAGTAACTGTTGGCTATATGTATATGTTGAAACTAAACCATTTGGTTGATGACAAAATGCATGCCCGTTCAACGGGTCCATATAGTTTGGTAACCCAGCAACCATTAGGCGGAAAAGCACAATTTGGTGGTCAGCGTTTCGGTGAGATGGAGGTCTGGGCATTAGAAGCTTATGGTGCAGCGTATACGTTGCAAGAAATGCTGACTGTGAAATCTGATGACGTCACAGGTAGAACGCGTATGTACAAAAATATTGTTGATGGTAATCACTCAATGGAAGCTGGGATGCCCGAATCCTTCAATGTATTAGTTAAAGAAATACGTTCATTGGCGGTCAATATCGAAATGCAACAAGAGTAA